From the genome of Spinacia oleracea cultivar Varoflay chromosome 2, BTI_SOV_V1, whole genome shotgun sequence, one region includes:
- the LOC110789815 gene encoding uncharacterized protein: MCCVFLLKAHHFLFNKINGCVFSTFLLLLIFHPFFFIVYFNPNSTIFILRMQNHNSLKKEFYKKWITSLQICNFVSKPKMNLLERKKVIKLSADLAMASTSRKRTWSRALITKATKNRETGTLAKQILGDITTTTTTTTTTTTTTTTTTTTTTPTTTTTTTTPTTTTTTTTPPTTTTKTTRMHKSRAIFVRRNSHNNNNTPRKKICKSWSKRHGCKNKKVKAKARSMAKRMVEKRREILKGLIPGGEYIMDEYSLVKETLDYVVSLQAQVHVMQHLANYPQLFYYS, from the exons ATGTGCTGTGTCTTTCTATTAAAGGCCCACCATTTTCTCTTTAACAAAATAAATGGTTGTGTTTTCAGCACTTTTCTTCTCCTTCTCATATTCCATCCTTTCTTCTTCATTGTTTATTTCAACCCCAACTCAACAATTTTTATTCTAAG AATGCAAAATCATAACTCACTCAAGAAAGAGTTCTACAAGAAATGGATAACAAGTCTTCAAATATGCAACTTCGTCTCGAAACCGAAAATGAACTTGTTGGAAAGGAAGAAAGTGATAAAACTATCAGCTGACTTAGCCATGGCTTCCACGTCTCGAAAGCGAACGTGGAGCCGTGCCCTCATCACCAAGGCTACTAAAAACCGCGAAACCGGGACTTTGGCTAAGCAAATCTTGGGTgacataacaacaacaacaacaacaacaacaacaacaacaacaacaacaacaacaacaacaacaacaacaacaccaacaacaacaacaacaacaacaacaccaacaacaacaacaacaacaacaacaccaccaacaacaacaacaaaaacaacaagaatGCATAAATCACGAGCGATTTTCGTTCGAAGAAATagtcataataataataatactccaAGGAAGAAGATATGCAAGTCATGGTCTAAGAGACATGGatgtaaaaataaaaaggtGAAAGCTAAAGCTAGGTCAATGGCAAAGAGAATGGTGGAGAAGAGAAGAGAAATACTAAAAGGGTTAATACCAGGAGGAGAATACATTATGGATGAATATTCTTTGGTTAAAGAAACACTTGACTATGTTGTCTCACTTCAAGCTCAAGTTCATGTAATGCAACATCTTGCAAATTATCCTCAACTCTTTTattattcttaa